The window ATAAAACATAAAAAAATAATAAAAAATGTTTTAAACGTAGATTATCAATATTAGAACAGAGGAAACTTACCGCTTTCAACAGAGAATGTGCTTCACTTGTTAAAAAGGTCGGCAACTTGACTTTGTCCTTGACTATCTTCTGTTGAATTTTCTGACGGTTCCCAGTAAAAGGAGGCTAAAGAAATAAAAACACAGGAAAGAAACATTACCACTGACGCATTACATATAATCTATACAGTAAACTGCACCAATACGCTGACTTATCTTGGCCCTCTATACAGACACCAGTCAGACATGTAAGAACTATCAGAAAACTGCATACCTTTCCAGTAAGCATCTCAAACAATAGAACTCCCACACTCCACCAATCTGCTGCCTTATCATGGCCCTTTCCCTGAAGTATTTCAGGCGCCATGTATTCTACAGTTCCACATAGAGAATTAGATCTTGTATTTTCGTCAAATTTCTTTGCCAACCCAAAATCAGTCAACATGGCCTATTCAACAAATCAGTGATCATGTTGTCAGGTACACTTCTTTGGAGCAGTTAATCAAAAAACAATTAACAAACGAGAGTGAGAAAAGGATGTATACATGGCCATCTGCATCCAATAAGATATTTTCAGGTTTAAGATCCCTATGCATTATGCCATTTGCATGGAGGTGAGATACTGCAGAAACAATCTCAGCAGCATATATTCGTGCCAGCTCCTCCCTGTAAATCAGAAGTGTAAATATTAGTGTCTGCACTAGAGCTCAAAACAATAGAACTCTTAAACCTCAGTACCTGAAAAGGCCATGGTGGTAGAGCTGAAAGAAAAGGTGACCTCCATTGACAAAATCCAGCACAAGGTATAGTCTGTATTTGGTCTGTAAGATGATTAAACCAAGTTAATACATTATGCAATTTCATCCAAGTTGCAAAATCAGCAATGCATCACTCCACAGCATCTTTTGATCAAGCATATTACAGAAAAAGGCAAGTTGGAATAGAAAGCTTCTAAAAGTCAGAAGGAAGGATTTACTTGGAATGAGTATCTAAGCTGGATTACGAACGGATGATCAACTTTAGTTAATATATCCCTTTCAGCTTTCATGTATTCAGCATGGTTCTTCTCCATGATCTTATCCTTTCGCATGACCTTCATAGCATATATTTCTAATGTCCCCTTCTTCCTCACCTGATATACTTTTGCAAATGCTCCCTGCCCAACAACCTTCAAAACCTCAAAATCTTCAATGCCTACGCTCTCGGTTTTCATGGAATTCTCCTCAACAATTTCTAGAGGTTTTCCAACAACCCCATCACCAATAAAAGGTCCCTCAGATTCTTTCACAGTATCTTCATGGAGAGACTCTACCAGATCCACTGAATCTTCTGTGTCACGAATAGTGAGTTTGTTGAGCTTCAGTGAGTGGCTTACATATGATGAAGGACCGACCAAAGAATGTGATCGGTTGTGAATGACGACGGGATCATCGTATATATGGTCAACAACATCTTCGACAGAGTCTACTGTGGCCTGGACTGGTACAGGACCAAATACGTCTGAAAAGTCGAGCTCAACGTGATCGCAAACTACAGCATCTGTCGGGCCCATTGGAAAAAGCAACTGTGTCTGAATTGGCTTGCACTTGCGGGTCTTGGACGAATCAGGCAGCTGAGATAAAACCATTATTGAGTTCAAGCAGGGATGCTAACTGCAAAAGGCAGCCGAATCGATCCCTCCTGTAACAGTTAAACCGAAAACTCCAAGACCAGTGCTCAGAACAATATTAATCTATCCAAACGTCGCCAAGACTAGTGCTCCAGAGGGACTCCTGTCAATTGCCTTAACCAAGAGGAAGTTAACAAACGCAAACGGGGTTCCCAAGAATTTCGGCAACAGACAGAAGAGAATCCAGGTGAAGAAGAGGTTGTTCTTGTTCCCTGATTGACAAGGAAACACGGATGCTTCAGTAGCTCTTGAATTCATGAAGATCAAG of the Fragaria vesca subsp. vesca linkage group LG6, FraVesHawaii_1.0, whole genome shotgun sequence genome contains:
- the LOC101312550 gene encoding serine/threonine-protein kinase AtPK2/AtPK19-like gives rise to the protein MVLSQLPDSSKTRKCKPIQTQLLFPMGPTDAVVCDHVELDFSDVFGPVPVQATVDSVEDVVDHIYDDPVVIHNRSHSLVGPSSYVSHSLKLNKLTIRDTEDSVDLVESLHEDTVKESEGPFIGDGVVGKPLEIVEENSMKTESVGIEDFEVLKVVGQGAFAKVYQVRKKGTLEIYAMKVMRKDKIMEKNHAEYMKAERDILTKVDHPFVIQLRYSFQTKYRLYLVLDFVNGGHLFFQLYHHGLFREELARIYAAEIVSAVSHLHANGIMHRDLKPENILLDADGHAMLTDFGLAKKFDENTRSNSLCGTVEYMAPEILQGKGHDKAADWWSVGVLLFEMLTGKPPFTGNRQKIQQKIVKDKVKLPTFLTSEAHSLLKALLEKDTSKRLGCGPLGSDEIKRHKWFKPINWKKLDAREIQPSFRPDVAGHHCIANFDKCWTDMPLVDSPAASPNATGNPFSGFSYVRPAASFLQN